TCATCGCATTATTTTTTAACAAACGATAACCTGAAAAATCTAAACGAGACGTATGTTGAAATTGTGCCATTGGATAAGCTTCGAGCGCTTGGCTCATCTGTTTCAAAGCCGTTTCTTTCTCATGGACATCTTCTTGGCTAATTAGCCGACGACTCAAAGCCAATTCTAACTCCACTTGTTGTTCGGAGATATCTTTTAATTGCTGCTCTATCACTTGGTTATGGAGCGTTTCTGCAATATCTCCCAAATTCTTGTCTATATCTGTAACTTTATCACGAAGGGCTTGGTCATAGTCGTCACTGAAATGTCCAAATACTTTCATTTCTGGTGCCCAATAGAACGCTTCACTATATTCCGAACAATCTATGTGACCAGAGGATACTAAGCCAAAAGCAGCAACGCTTCCCTGTCCGTCCATCTGAATGCCTCGGTCTAAGTTACTCAAGTATAGCGGACTTTCGATAAACCCAACAATTTTATATTGACCAACTTTAGCTTTAGGAATTTCAAAGACATTAGAATCAATATTTTCGATCTCCACAAAGTCCCCTATCTCTAACTCAGGATAACTTTCCTTCACCTGAATATCCAAAGCAATTTCCATGCTTCCTGAAGGTAATTGCCCTAGCTTTACACTGAACATATCACCTAATTGATTCTCATTGGCGTAAAGGTGGATACTTTGTCCTACTGTTGGACTATTAACGTCCGTGCTATGGATACCTAAGACCTTTATAGAACTCTTATGTTCGATATCCTTTAATATTTCTTCCGTAATTCCTCCCGGATACATCACTTTGCCGTCAGGCATATTATAATTGTTCGCGAAATTTTCAGCAGTATAAAGCATGCTCGGCCCCGCAAATTTCAACCCAATGAAGAATGCAACGCTTAGAAACACCATGATCGTAATTGATAGAAATCTCAGCAAGCTGTAACGTACTGTTCTAACATTATCCTTTCGCATTGTTCTTAACATAGCTTCACCTTGCCTCTAATTAATCATTTATATAATTACTTGCGACTTTGCCATCTTTTAATTCAATGACTCGATCTGCAATCTCTGCGATTTCACGGTTATGAGTAATAACTAAACAAGTCGTACCATAATTGCGATTATAGTCTTTAAGTGTCTGAATGATTTTATCACCGGTAGCAGAATCCAATGCGCCCGTTGGTTCATCACATAACAATATTTTCGGGTTACTTGCTAAAGCACGTGCAATGGATACCCTTTGTTGCTCTCCCCCTGACAATTGTCTCGGGAAATGTTCCATACGATTTGTTAAACCTACAGCTTGTAAAGCATCTTCTGCAAGACTTTGGGAATTCGCAATTTCAATCATCATATTTACATTCTCTTTGGCAGTTAAGTGAGGAATTAGATTATACGCCTGAAAAACAAAGCCAATTTTACTACGACGATATAATGTTTGCTGCTTCAAGCTATATTCAGCAATATTCTCTCCTTCCACCCATATTTGGCCAGTACTTGGGTAATCCATCCCAGCTAGTAAATTTAAAGTAGTTGATTTTCCTGCACCTGATTGTCCCAAAATCACCACAAACTCACCTTCCATTATCTGGAATGAAATAGAATCATTCGCTCTAACAGGGGTTTCTCCTTTGCCATATACTTTCGATACATTATCAAATTCAATTAGTACATTACTCATACGAATTACCTACCTTTTCAATAAATTCATTTAAATATAGGGTGAATTCATGCGGCTTTTCAAGCATTGGACTATGGCCAGATTTGGGAATAATGAACATTTCTGTCCGTGGATTTTCCTTCGCATAATCAATCCATGGCCTTTTAGGCGAAACCTCATCTTGCTCACCCCACAATAACAGAACTGGACACTTGATAATATCAAGCAACTCTCTAATATCTGTTTTATTAGATGCTCTGGATAGTCTAGCCATATTCTTCAATGTTTTTCGATTTTTGAAGCATTCTTTGACTAAGTCTAACTGATCATCTGTTATTAAATCTGGATTTACAAAAAGCTTCTCTTTTAATCTTTCAAACCAAATTTCCTCTTTTGGTAGTCCTATCCCCAGATTAGTCGTGCCCATACCAGGAGAACCGCTGAGCTCAATTCCTTTGACATACTCTGGATTATCTAAAGCCAACAAAGATGCAATCAGCCCACCTAAAGAATTTCCAACTAGGATACATGCCTGTTGATTTTTAATAATCTTCTCTTTCAGTCCACCAACAATCTCATTTATATCTCCACTAATCTTTGATAATGGATCCTTTTGAACGAATACTTTTTCGCAGGACACTTCTTTTAAGACTTCTTCCCAAATCCACTCACCTGCAAACATTCCTGAGATAAAGATTAATTTCATTCTTTCCCCTCCCATAAAATAGTTACATCTGTTACAATTAATTTATATCATTTCAGAACAAGCATCAATACCAAAGCCAAAATCGTTACAAATTCACCGAAAGTGTTAAGGAGCATATTATGAATAAAGGAAATATGAAAGCACAACAATCGCAAGAAGCCATTCTTAATGCATTGCTTTATCTAATGGAAATCGATGAGTATCCTTTCATAACAATTAGTCAAATTGCTAGCCACGCTAATGTATCCAGGGTCACATTTTATAGAAATTTCGAAAGCAAAGAAGCCGTCCTAAAACTCAAGATACAAAAAATAATCCATGACTACATAAGTATCCATGGACGATTAGAACATTTAAACTTCAACAATATTTCTGAATTATTGTTCAACATAATTATTGAAAATATCGTATTTTTTAAACTCTTAGTGGAAAACAAGCTACTCTATCTATTCACCGAGCCATTCTATGAAAGTATCCTTGCCGAAAATCAAATTCACAGAGCTTATTTGTGGGAACAATACGACCAGAGAGTATTCAAAAATGTTCTTAGTTTAACGTTTGGTGGTTATGAACAATTTATCATTCATCACATTTTTGATGAAAATCCATCTGTAGAACAATGGAAAGCGGATTTTAATGAAGCTCTACAAATCATTAACCAAATCAACAGTCAAACCCCTCAATAATACAATAAAACACCCCACAAGCAGTCCATCCAAAGATTACTCGTGGGGTCCTTCTTTTTATTTATCTACTTTTACATTCGACTCCCGAATCAAATACAAAGGCCGATTTTTCGACTCTAGGTAAATCTTCCCAATATACTTTCCAACAATTCCTAAACACAAGAGTTGCAGCCCGCCCATTCCCACTATGAGGACAACGAGTGTCGGCCAACCAGCGGAGTCCGTACCGAACAATATCGTTCGCACCACAATATAAATGCCATAAATTACAGCAAAGGCAAAGCTGAAGAAGCCAATATAGCTTGCCAACGTCAAAGGCGCATCCGAGAAACTCAAAATCCCTTCCAAAGCATAGTCAAAGAGTTTACCAAAAGACCAGGACGTCTCCCCAGCACTGCGCTCCACGTTCTCATATTCAATATAGCCTACGTTATAGCCCACCCAGCTGAAAATTCCCTTCGAAAAGCGATTCTGCTCCGGTAGCTGACGCACGGATTGCACTACTTGCTGCGTCATCAAACGATAATCACGAGCCCCCTCTTCCAGTTGCACATCCGCAATCCGATTATTGATTTTATAGAACATACTGGCAAAAAATGATCGAATCAGCGGCTCTCCTTCCCGCGTTGTCCGCCGCGTGGCAACAGTATCATAACCTTCTTCTGTAATCATGCGATGCATCTCAACCAGCAAATGCGGCGGATCCTGTAAATCTGCATCCATCAAAGCTACCCATTCGCCTTTTGCATGGTCTAAACCTGCGATAATACCTGCTTCTTTGCCGAAATTCCGTGTAAAGGACAGGTAGAAGACCCGGTCAGGATACATCTTTGCCAACCGCTTCATCACCTCTAAAGTCTGATCTTTCGAGCCATCATTAACCATTAAGACTTCCAAGAAGACCTCTGGTATCTTCTCTTGGGTCCTTAATATTTCAGCCATAAAGAGATCTAATGTCTCTGCTTCATTATAACAAGGTACAACTATTGTAATCGTATTAGTCTTCATGTGAGAGCTTTGCTCCTTCAATATCTTGTGTTGTTTCAATAACTTTAGCATATTTCGGTGAACCACTATCTAAGAATTGCTTACGCGTAATGAAATTAAAGAGCATCACCACACAAGTCACCAGCACCTTGCTGACAATCACATTTAAAGATGCATATTCCACTAAAAGCCTCATTAGCCCTTCGGTTAACAATAAGCCCAGCACGCTCAAGACAAGAAAGATTAATAACTCCTTCCCTTTCTCATCTTTCCCATACGGACTATCAAACACAAAGCGCATGCTCGCCCAATAATTATAAATCGTTGATATAACAAAAGCCAAACCCGTGGCTGTTAAATAGTGAACATTGAAGCCATAATGCAAAAGTGCCAATACCGCAAAATCAATCACTGTAGCAGTGCCGCCCACTAGGACGAACCGCGCAAATTGCTGAAGCAATCTTTGCATCTTTATACCTTCTTTCATAAATCTTATCCTCAAGTTAGCCTATCAATTCTAATC
This region of Suicoccus acidiformans genomic DNA includes:
- a CDS encoding ABC transporter ATP-binding protein, yielding MSNVLIEFDNVSKVYGKGETPVRANDSISFQIMEGEFVVILGQSGAGKSTTLNLLAGMDYPSTGQIWVEGENIAEYSLKQQTLYRRSKIGFVFQAYNLIPHLTAKENVNMMIEIANSQSLAEDALQAVGLTNRMEHFPRQLSGGEQQRVSIARALASNPKILLCDEPTGALDSATGDKIIQTLKDYNRNYGTTCLVITHNREIAEIADRVIELKDGKVASNYIND
- a CDS encoding alpha/beta hydrolase, whose translation is MKLIFISGMFAGEWIWEEVLKEVSCEKVFVQKDPLSKISGDINEIVGGLKEKIIKNQQACILVGNSLGGLIASLLALDNPEYVKGIELSGSPGMGTTNLGIGLPKEEIWFERLKEKLFVNPDLITDDQLDLVKECFKNRKTLKNMARLSRASNKTDIRELLDIIKCPVLLLWGEQDEVSPKRPWIDYAKENPRTEMFIIPKSGHSPMLEKPHEFTLYLNEFIEKVGNSYE
- a CDS encoding TetR/AcrR family transcriptional regulator, with the protein product MNKGNMKAQQSQEAILNALLYLMEIDEYPFITISQIASHANVSRVTFYRNFESKEAVLKLKIQKIIHDYISIHGRLEHLNFNNISELLFNIIIENIVFFKLLVENKLLYLFTEPFYESILAENQIHRAYLWEQYDQRVFKNVLSLTFGGYEQFIIHHIFDENPSVEQWKADFNEALQIINQINSQTPQ
- a CDS encoding glycosyltransferase family 2 protein, with amino-acid sequence MKTNTITIVVPCYNEAETLDLFMAEILRTQEKIPEVFLEVLMVNDGSKDQTLEVMKRLAKMYPDRVFYLSFTRNFGKEAGIIAGLDHAKGEWVALMDADLQDPPHLLVEMHRMITEEGYDTVATRRTTREGEPLIRSFFASMFYKINNRIADVQLEEGARDYRLMTQQVVQSVRQLPEQNRFSKGIFSWVGYNVGYIEYENVERSAGETSWSFGKLFDYALEGILSFSDAPLTLASYIGFFSFAFAVIYGIYIVVRTILFGTDSAGWPTLVVLIVGMGGLQLLCLGIVGKYIGKIYLESKNRPLYLIRESNVKVDK
- a CDS encoding GtrA family protein; the encoded protein is MQRLLQQFARFVLVGGTATVIDFAVLALLHYGFNVHYLTATGLAFVISTIYNYWASMRFVFDSPYGKDEKGKELLIFLVLSVLGLLLTEGLMRLLVEYASLNVIVSKVLVTCVVMLFNFITRKQFLDSGSPKYAKVIETTQDIEGAKLSHED